A window of the Nibribacter ruber genome harbors these coding sequences:
- a CDS encoding acyl-CoA thioesterase: MIESATSPRPVVLESQTRIRFDHCDPFGHLNNSAFLNYFQNAREDQVEEAYGLDIHAFFRKTGRAWVVGQNQIVYLHPAMVRELVTIQTSIRAVSDSSMLVEHVMLDEKKEKLKAVLWTKFVYIDVRKTARATHEPELMELFDEVAAKEETPPLFEERVKQLREAHKAIA; this comes from the coding sequence AAAGCCAGACCCGCATAAGGTTTGACCATTGTGATCCGTTTGGGCACCTGAACAACAGCGCCTTTCTCAACTACTTCCAGAACGCCCGCGAAGACCAGGTAGAGGAAGCCTATGGATTGGACATTCACGCCTTCTTCCGGAAGACCGGTCGCGCCTGGGTGGTGGGCCAGAACCAGATCGTGTACCTGCACCCTGCAATGGTACGGGAGTTGGTGACCATTCAAACCAGCATCAGAGCGGTGTCAGATTCCAGCATGTTAGTGGAGCACGTGATGTTGGATGAGAAAAAGGAAAAGCTGAAGGCCGTCCTCTGGACGAAGTTTGTGTACATAGACGTGCGCAAGACCGCGCGTGCCACGCATGAGCCAGAACTTATGGAGCTGTTTGATGAAGTGGCGGCCAAGGAAGAAACTCCGCCGCTGTTTGAAGAACGTGTGAAGCAACTAAGAGAAGCTCACAAGGCCATAGCGTAA
- a CDS encoding efflux RND transporter periplasmic adaptor subunit encodes MKIKHIVYTLLILGFGALVYYRISANKELAGAGGGPGGSGKPGAGGPGGGKGGPGGGGGMPMRVSGIVVAPQQFANSLQVTGSIEANEQVEIRGQVSGLVRSISFQEGSNVSKGQTLVKIDDSELRAQLAQAQTKRSLTAENERRARLLLEKEAISREEYDVARADLRTAQAQIQLIQAQIAKTTIKAPFSGKVGLRSISVGSFLSPETVVANLVSINPIKISFSVPEKYANSVRTNTQIQFTVAGSNEKYTATVYAIEPGIEATTRTLQLRARANNANGELRPGSFANVVLPLTTINDAILIPTEAVVPVQNGKKVFVSEGGKAKEVMIETTTRTEKELLVTSGLSAGDTVLTTGVMSLKAGSPVRVAIAKN; translated from the coding sequence ATGAAAATCAAGCACATCGTTTACACTCTCCTGATTCTGGGTTTTGGAGCCTTGGTATATTATAGAATTTCGGCAAACAAAGAATTGGCAGGTGCAGGCGGCGGCCCAGGTGGCAGTGGAAAACCGGGTGCCGGCGGTCCCGGAGGTGGGAAAGGCGGCCCAGGTGGCGGTGGCGGAATGCCCATGCGCGTGAGCGGCATAGTGGTAGCCCCGCAGCAATTCGCCAACTCCCTGCAAGTGACCGGTTCCATTGAAGCCAATGAGCAAGTAGAGATCAGAGGCCAGGTTTCTGGTTTGGTGCGCAGCATCTCGTTCCAGGAGGGCAGCAATGTGAGCAAGGGCCAGACTCTGGTGAAAATTGACGACTCTGAACTACGTGCCCAACTGGCCCAGGCACAGACTAAACGCTCACTTACCGCAGAAAATGAGCGCAGAGCCCGCCTCTTGTTGGAAAAAGAAGCCATCAGCCGGGAAGAATATGACGTAGCCCGCGCCGACCTCAGAACTGCCCAGGCTCAGATTCAACTCATTCAGGCCCAGATTGCCAAAACCACCATCAAAGCGCCTTTCTCAGGTAAAGTAGGTTTACGCTCTATTTCGGTGGGTTCTTTCCTGTCGCCAGAGACGGTAGTCGCCAATTTGGTGAGCATCAATCCTATAAAAATCTCGTTCTCAGTGCCTGAAAAATACGCCAACTCTGTGCGTACCAACACGCAGATTCAATTCACGGTGGCGGGTTCTAATGAGAAATACACGGCTACGGTATACGCCATTGAGCCCGGCATTGAAGCCACCACCCGCACATTGCAGTTGCGCGCCCGGGCCAACAACGCCAACGGCGAGCTACGTCCAGGTTCCTTTGCCAACGTAGTGCTGCCCCTTACCACTATCAATGACGCCATCTTAATCCCTACGGAGGCCGTGGTACCGGTACAGAACGGCAAGAAGGTGTTTGTCTCTGAAGGCGGCAAGGCCAAGGAAGTCATGATTGAAACCACCACCCGTACAGAAAAAGAACTTCTGGTTACCTCTGGTTTAAGCGCCGGCGACACCGTGCTCACCACCGGGGTCATGTCCTTGAAAGCGGGAAGCCCCGTGCGTGTAGCCATAGCCAAGAACTAA
- a CDS encoding YihY/virulence factor BrkB family protein — translation MIAPSPLPLAKRVQPFLRLLKEAFLLFRRNDPLRLASSAAFFTLFALPPILILLISVLGMMFNNALITGELFQKMANIMGENVAGQVELILINFLNLQGNGWAAAFSFLFLTFVATTLFGVIQNSINQLWSVRAKGQQHLRAAVRNRFRALLIIFSSGLLFLATLSVETAFAFLNDHYSLLDESTQLHLVQGANRLVGLLIETMWFAIIFKFLPYAYIDRRAIGLGAVVTAVLFLIGKLILGQVLVKSGLGSLYSTSGSVVVLLLFIFYSAMILFFGAAFTKVYAQAQGLPFFPKHFATFYEVRETDHAPF, via the coding sequence ATGATTGCACCTTCCCCGTTGCCGCTTGCCAAAAGAGTACAGCCGTTTTTGCGGCTTTTAAAGGAAGCTTTTCTGCTGTTTAGACGCAATGATCCGTTGCGGCTGGCTTCTTCGGCGGCCTTTTTTACGTTGTTTGCGCTGCCTCCTATTTTGATTCTGCTCATCTCGGTGCTGGGCATGATGTTCAACAACGCACTCATCACCGGGGAGCTTTTCCAGAAAATGGCCAACATCATGGGTGAGAACGTGGCAGGGCAGGTGGAGCTCATTCTCATCAACTTCCTGAATTTGCAGGGCAACGGCTGGGCGGCGGCCTTCAGTTTCTTGTTCCTGACGTTTGTGGCCACTACGCTCTTTGGCGTCATCCAGAATTCCATCAACCAGCTCTGGAGCGTGCGCGCCAAGGGGCAGCAGCATTTGCGGGCCGCCGTCCGGAACCGGTTCAGGGCGCTGCTCATCATCTTTTCCAGCGGGCTTTTGTTTCTGGCTACCCTATCCGTGGAGACGGCTTTTGCGTTTTTAAATGACCATTACTCCCTTCTGGATGAGAGCACGCAGCTGCATCTGGTACAGGGCGCCAACCGGCTGGTGGGTCTGCTCATTGAGACGATGTGGTTTGCCATCATCTTCAAGTTTCTGCCCTACGCGTACATTGACCGCCGCGCCATTGGCCTTGGGGCCGTGGTGACGGCCGTGCTCTTCCTGATTGGGAAACTCATTCTGGGGCAGGTGTTGGTGAAAAGCGGTCTGGGGTCTTTGTATTCCACGTCTGGGTCTGTGGTGGTACTGCTGCTGTTCATTTTCTATTCTGCCATGATTCTGTTTTTTGGCGCGGCCTTCACCAAAGTGTACGCCCAGGCGCAGGGGCTGCCCTTCTTTCCCAAGCATTTTGCCACCTTCTATGAGGTGCGGGAAACGGACCACGCACCCTTTTAG
- a CDS encoding TolC family protein, with the protein MALLLGFLGAGQAEAQELLTLEDAVKIALERNYNIKLSANDTEIAKNNVSRGNAGMLPAVTGTITNNNTLQNSSQTRADGQVNEVNWGRGSTLNYGVGLTWTVFDGFAMFARYEQLQELQKLGEANLQQAVLTTVGDVMGTYFELTQQQAQLQAYDTAIVISRLRVETARNRFEIGKAARLELLNAQVDFNTDTTNLLRQKNLYRNTQIRLNQIMARDVNATFRVTDNFDIDGNLTLGQLSNQAQEQNPSVKAAILNRRIAELQADQVRAARLPTVNLNTGYNFNRNRSALGFSTLSTGNGLNYGASASVNIFNGFNQRRNEQNASIQVQSAQLQIEQVNQEISAQLAAAYQTYLTNLTLVRLEENNRRIARQNLDITLEKYRLGSITTVEVRDAQLNYVNATVRYSNAQYQAKLGEIGLREIAGNLTL; encoded by the coding sequence TTGGCGCTGCTTCTCGGTTTTCTGGGAGCAGGCCAAGCCGAAGCCCAGGAACTACTCACGCTGGAAGACGCGGTAAAGATTGCCCTGGAGCGCAACTACAACATCAAGCTGTCTGCCAATGACACAGAGATTGCCAAAAATAACGTAAGCCGGGGCAATGCGGGCATGTTGCCGGCGGTGACGGGTACCATCACCAACAACAACACCCTCCAGAACAGCTCCCAGACCCGGGCAGACGGGCAGGTGAATGAAGTGAACTGGGGCCGCGGCTCCACCCTGAACTACGGCGTAGGCCTGACCTGGACCGTGTTTGATGGTTTTGCCATGTTTGCCCGCTATGAGCAGCTGCAGGAACTACAGAAACTCGGCGAAGCCAATCTGCAGCAGGCGGTTCTTACCACCGTAGGCGATGTGATGGGCACTTACTTTGAACTGACCCAGCAACAGGCTCAGCTACAGGCCTATGACACCGCCATTGTCATCTCCAGACTACGCGTAGAAACCGCCCGAAACCGTTTTGAGATTGGCAAGGCCGCCCGCTTGGAGCTGCTCAACGCCCAGGTAGACTTTAACACAGACACCACCAACCTGTTACGCCAGAAGAACCTGTACAGGAACACCCAGATACGTTTGAACCAGATCATGGCCCGCGATGTAAATGCTACCTTTAGGGTCACGGATAATTTTGACATTGACGGCAACCTAACATTGGGGCAACTGTCTAACCAGGCGCAAGAGCAAAACCCCAGCGTAAAAGCGGCCATCCTGAACAGGCGCATTGCTGAACTGCAAGCCGACCAGGTACGGGCAGCCCGTCTCCCTACCGTTAACCTGAACACGGGCTACAACTTCAACCGAAACAGATCTGCCCTGGGCTTTAGTACTTTGTCTACAGGCAACGGACTCAACTATGGCGCTTCGGCTTCAGTGAACATCTTCAATGGGTTTAACCAACGCAGAAACGAGCAAAATGCCAGCATTCAGGTACAGAGCGCGCAGCTGCAGATTGAACAGGTGAACCAAGAGATATCAGCGCAGCTGGCAGCGGCCTATCAGACGTATTTGACCAACCTGACGCTGGTGCGCCTGGAAGAGAACAACCGCCGCATAGCCCGCCAGAACCTGGACATTACCCTGGAGAAGTACCGCCTGGGCAGCATTACCACGGTAGAAGTGCGCGATGCCCAACTCAACTACGTAAACGCCACCGTGCGCTACAGCAATGCCCAATACCAGGCCAAGCTAGGTGAAATTGGCCTACGGGAGATCGCCGGCAACCTGACCTTGTAA
- a CDS encoding MGMT family protein, translating into MPKTDAEQRKTNFFKDVHEVVKLIPPGRVTSYGAIAAYLGAKGSARMVGWALIASHAQHGIPAYRVVNRNGMLTGKQHFAHANAMQENLEKEGVEVKDDQVVDFAKRFWDPAKELL; encoded by the coding sequence ATGCCAAAAACAGACGCTGAGCAACGCAAAACTAATTTCTTCAAAGACGTGCATGAAGTGGTCAAACTCATTCCGCCGGGCCGGGTCACGTCTTACGGCGCCATTGCGGCGTATCTGGGGGCTAAAGGTTCTGCCAGAATGGTGGGCTGGGCGCTCATTGCCTCGCACGCCCAGCACGGCATACCCGCCTACCGGGTAGTGAACAGAAACGGCATGCTCACCGGCAAACAACACTTTGCACACGCCAACGCCATGCAAGAGAACCTGGAGAAGGAGGGCGTAGAAGTGAAAGACGATCAGGTGGTGGACTTTGCCAAGCGTTTCTGGGACCCCGCCAAAGAACTGCTGTAA
- a CDS encoding efflux RND transporter permease subunit, with protein MSLSTTSIKRPVFTIVLNLLLMLFGVIGYTFLGVREYPSIDPAIVSVRTSYSGANSDIIESQITEPLEKAINSIDGIRNISSTSNQGSSNINIEFNLEKNLEEAANDVRDKVSQAVRSLPDDLDSPPVVSKADADSEPIITMTVRSATRDALQLSDYAENVISQRLQTIPGVSSVQIWGQKRYAMRLWLDPMKLASYGLTVSDVRTALNRQNVELPTGKVSGSNTELTVRTLGNLSNQEQFNNLIIASEGEKITRFSDIGRAELGPENLETKMTESGTPMVGMAIIPQPGTNYLEIAGNFYEQFEKLKTELPKDLELDIVMDNTVFIKKSVTEVAETILIALILVILIIYLFFRDWGIAFRPLIDIPVSLIATFFIMYLAGFSINVLTLLAIVLATGLVVDDGIVVTENIYKKVEEGMSPIEAAIKGSNEIFMAVISISITLAAVFLPVIFLEGFVGRLFREFGVVIGAAVLISAFVSLTLTPMLNAYLMKGGEQKKSRFYNWTEPMFQRMNSGYAEALAGFMKRKWLSFPIILACLGMTVLFYNVLQKETAPYDDRSMLRVSATAPEGASYEYMDRFMTELSALVDDSIPEKQVNLVITSPGFGSSSVNSGMMRIALKQPEERERTQKEIADHLSKLTRKYPEARTNVIQQPTISVNRRGGQPIQYIIQAPNFEKLQEKIPLFMEAVSQDPIFTQADVNLKFNKPEINITIDREKAQSLGISVIDIAQTLQLSLSGQRFGYFLMNGRQYQVMGQFDRQDRDDPMDLTSLFVRSSTGQLIQLDNLVTMEERSSPPQLYHNNRYLSATVSAGLAPGKSIGDGIEAMDAIKEKVLDESFSTDLGGESRDFVESGSNTSFAFGLALLLIYLILAAQFESFIDPFIIILTVPMAVAGAMLSLWLFGQTWNIFSQIGTIMLIGLVTKNGILIVEFANQLREEGKPRMEAILEASEARLRPILMTSLAIALGALPIALALGAAAQSRMGMGIVIVGGTIFSLILTLFIIPAIYSMWSKERKHHPEFDHIEEYEQAVAH; from the coding sequence ATGAGTTTATCCACCACCAGTATTAAACGGCCGGTTTTTACCATCGTGCTCAACTTGCTCCTCATGCTGTTTGGGGTGATTGGGTACACGTTTCTGGGCGTACGCGAGTATCCGTCCATTGACCCGGCCATTGTGTCTGTGCGTACCAGCTACTCTGGTGCCAACTCAGACATCATTGAATCCCAGATCACCGAACCCCTGGAGAAAGCCATCAACTCCATTGACGGTATCCGTAACATTTCCTCTACCAGTAACCAGGGTTCCAGCAACATCAACATTGAGTTCAACCTGGAGAAAAACCTGGAAGAGGCTGCCAATGACGTGCGGGACAAGGTATCACAGGCCGTAAGAAGCTTGCCAGATGACTTGGACTCGCCGCCGGTGGTGTCCAAAGCCGATGCCGACTCTGAGCCCATCATCACCATGACCGTGCGCAGTGCCACCCGTGACGCTCTGCAACTGTCAGACTACGCAGAAAACGTAATTTCCCAGCGTCTGCAGACCATACCCGGCGTGAGTAGCGTCCAGATCTGGGGGCAGAAACGCTATGCCATGCGCCTGTGGCTGGACCCTATGAAACTGGCTTCTTATGGCTTAACGGTGTCTGACGTACGCACGGCCCTCAACCGCCAGAACGTAGAATTGCCCACCGGTAAGGTAAGCGGCAGCAACACAGAATTAACGGTAAGAACTCTGGGCAACTTGTCCAATCAGGAACAGTTCAACAACCTGATCATTGCCTCTGAAGGAGAAAAAATCACCCGTTTCAGTGACATTGGCCGCGCTGAGTTAGGACCAGAGAACCTGGAAACCAAGATGACCGAATCTGGCACGCCCATGGTGGGCATGGCCATCATTCCGCAGCCGGGAACCAACTACCTGGAGATTGCCGGCAACTTCTATGAGCAATTTGAAAAACTGAAGACTGAACTGCCCAAAGACCTGGAGCTGGACATTGTCATGGACAACACCGTCTTCATCAAGAAATCAGTGACTGAGGTGGCCGAGACCATTTTGATCGCTTTGATTCTGGTAATTTTAATCATCTACCTGTTCTTCCGGGACTGGGGCATCGCGTTCCGACCTTTGATTGATATTCCGGTGTCTTTGATTGCCACCTTCTTTATTATGTACCTGGCGGGCTTCTCCATCAACGTACTCACGCTTTTGGCCATCGTGCTAGCTACCGGTCTGGTAGTGGATGACGGTATTGTGGTCACGGAAAACATCTACAAAAAGGTAGAGGAAGGGATGTCTCCTATTGAGGCGGCCATCAAAGGTTCCAATGAAATTTTCATGGCGGTTATCTCCATCTCCATCACGCTGGCGGCGGTGTTCTTGCCCGTGATTTTCCTGGAAGGCTTTGTAGGCCGACTGTTCAGGGAATTTGGCGTGGTGATTGGGGCGGCGGTATTGATCTCTGCCTTCGTGTCTTTGACCTTGACCCCTATGCTGAACGCCTACCTGATGAAAGGCGGCGAGCAGAAGAAATCCAGGTTCTACAACTGGACCGAGCCTATGTTCCAGCGCATGAACTCTGGCTACGCCGAGGCGCTGGCTGGTTTCATGAAACGCAAGTGGTTGAGCTTCCCTATTATTCTGGCGTGTCTGGGCATGACGGTGCTGTTCTATAACGTCCTGCAAAAAGAAACCGCTCCCTATGATGACCGAAGCATGCTACGCGTGTCTGCCACTGCCCCAGAAGGTGCCTCTTATGAGTACATGGACCGTTTCATGACCGAATTATCTGCCCTGGTAGATGACTCTATTCCGGAGAAGCAGGTGAACCTGGTGATTACTTCGCCGGGCTTTGGTTCCAGCTCTGTGAACAGCGGTATGATGCGCATTGCCTTAAAACAACCAGAAGAACGGGAGCGCACTCAGAAAGAGATAGCAGACCACCTGTCTAAGCTTACCAGAAAATACCCTGAGGCCCGAACCAACGTCATTCAGCAGCCTACCATCTCAGTGAACCGCCGCGGAGGCCAGCCTATCCAGTACATCATTCAGGCGCCTAACTTTGAGAAACTGCAGGAGAAAATCCCGTTGTTCATGGAAGCGGTGAGCCAGGATCCCATCTTCACGCAGGCAGATGTCAACCTCAAGTTCAACAAGCCTGAGATCAACATCACCATTGACCGGGAGAAGGCGCAAAGCCTGGGCATCTCGGTGATTGACATTGCCCAGACCTTGCAATTATCTTTGAGCGGACAGCGCTTCGGGTATTTCTTGATGAACGGCCGTCAGTACCAGGTCATGGGTCAGTTTGACCGCCAGGACCGCGATGACCCCATGGATTTGACGTCTTTGTTTGTGCGCAGTTCTACTGGCCAGTTGATTCAGTTGGACAACCTGGTAACCATGGAAGAACGCAGCAGCCCGCCCCAGTTGTATCACAACAATCGCTACCTCTCAGCCACGGTGTCAGCGGGACTGGCGCCGGGTAAAAGCATTGGGGATGGCATTGAGGCCATGGATGCCATCAAAGAAAAAGTGTTAGATGAGAGCTTCTCCACAGATTTGGGCGGTGAGTCCCGTGACTTCGTGGAAAGTGGGTCCAATACGTCCTTCGCCTTCGGCCTGGCTTTGCTGTTGATCTACCTGATTCTGGCGGCGCAGTTTGAGAGCTTCATAGATCCGTTCATCATCATCTTGACGGTTCCTATGGCGGTGGCCGGAGCCATGCTGTCCTTGTGGCTGTTTGGCCAGACCTGGAACATCTTCAGCCAGATTGGCACCATCATGCTCATTGGCCTGGTGACCAAGAATGGTATTTTGATTGTGGAATTCGCTAACCAGCTCAGGGAGGAAGGCAAGCCTAGAATGGAAGCCATCTTAGAAGCCTCTGAAGCCCGTCTGCGCCCTATTTTAATGACGTCGCTGGCCATTGCCCTGGGTGCTTTGCCTATTGCCCTGGCCTTGGGAGCAGCGGCGCAGAGCCGGATGGGCATGGGGATTGTGATTGTGGGCGGTACCATCTTCTCCCTCATCCTTACCTTGTTCATCATTCCGGCTATCTATTCCATGTGGTCTAAGGAGCGCAAGCACCATCCAGAGTTTGACCATATTGAAGAGTACGAGCAAGCCGTGGCCCATTAA
- a CDS encoding M13 family metallopeptidase, whose translation MKKTNTLWLATALTGVMAVGCSKPAAVQQTSTTQTTTASATTETEMEASVAGIGLKMENLDRSVSPCEDFNKFANGGWLKNNPIPASESRWGSFNELGDQNNAALRSVVNAAVASTNAPQGSSVQLVGDFYAAGMDSAAIEKAGLSPLRMELTRINGIKDRASLLQTFAYLKTIGTGGLFNLYVGQDDKNSTQNVVNLNQGGLGLPDRDYYLNTDARSKTIREEYQKHIANMLQLMGDNAATAAKNAATIMALETRMAKASMTRVQQRDPYATYNKMTIAQLQKLAPNYNWSTLLKNLSVGSATEVVVGQPEYLKETSAMLASVPTQDWKNYLRWNLARSYSTYLPQAFVQENFNFYNKFLSGAKTMQPRWKRVLGVTDRNIGEALGQAYVDKTFSPEAKAKALEMVNNLRAAFQEHVKNLDWMSEATKQQAMGKLNAFAVKIGYPDKWKDYKGLKVDRTSFVRNVMNAAQWRFQENTSKLGKPVDRMEWGMTPPTVNAYYNPSMNEIVFPAGILQPPFFDPKADDAVNYGGMGAVIGHELTHGFDDQGSQYDPQGNLRDWWTAEDKAKFKQRTDMVDRQYSAMQPLDSVYVNGKLTMGENIADIGGLNIAFTALQKAIANKNVDKIDGFTPEQRFFLAWAQIWRTNATENFLRQQVQTDPHSPASFRINGPLSNMPQFYKAFNCGPGNKMYRPDAERVHIW comes from the coding sequence ATGAAAAAAACCAATACGCTTTGGCTGGCCACCGCCCTTACCGGGGTCATGGCCGTGGGCTGCAGCAAACCGGCAGCGGTGCAGCAGACGTCCACAACGCAAACAACCACTGCTTCGGCTACCACAGAGACAGAGATGGAGGCCAGCGTGGCCGGCATTGGTCTCAAGATGGAAAACCTGGACCGCTCGGTTTCTCCGTGCGAGGACTTCAACAAGTTTGCCAACGGTGGTTGGCTCAAGAACAATCCTATTCCGGCTTCAGAAAGCCGCTGGGGTAGTTTTAATGAGCTAGGTGATCAGAACAACGCGGCCTTGCGTTCTGTAGTGAATGCCGCCGTGGCCAGTACCAATGCCCCCCAGGGCTCCAGCGTGCAACTGGTAGGTGATTTCTACGCCGCCGGCATGGACTCCGCCGCTATTGAGAAAGCTGGTCTGTCACCGCTGCGCATGGAACTCACCCGCATCAACGGCATTAAAGATAGAGCCAGCTTGTTGCAGACTTTTGCTTACCTGAAGACCATTGGCACGGGTGGCTTGTTCAATCTGTACGTGGGACAAGACGACAAGAACAGCACCCAGAACGTGGTTAACCTGAACCAGGGCGGCCTGGGCCTGCCAGACCGTGACTATTACCTGAACACAGATGCCCGTTCTAAAACCATCCGGGAGGAGTACCAGAAGCACATTGCCAACATGCTGCAGCTCATGGGTGACAACGCCGCCACTGCCGCTAAAAACGCCGCCACCATCATGGCTCTGGAAACGCGCATGGCCAAGGCGTCCATGACCCGGGTGCAGCAACGTGATCCGTATGCCACCTACAATAAAATGACCATTGCGCAGCTTCAGAAGCTGGCACCCAACTACAACTGGTCTACCTTGTTAAAGAACCTGAGCGTGGGCAGCGCTACCGAAGTGGTGGTAGGGCAGCCGGAATATTTAAAGGAAACCAGCGCCATGCTGGCCTCGGTGCCTACCCAAGACTGGAAGAACTATCTGCGCTGGAACCTTGCCCGAAGCTACTCTACTTACCTGCCGCAGGCCTTCGTGCAGGAGAACTTCAACTTCTATAACAAATTCCTGAGTGGTGCCAAAACCATGCAGCCCCGCTGGAAACGCGTTTTGGGTGTAACCGACCGTAACATTGGCGAGGCGCTGGGACAGGCGTACGTAGACAAAACGTTCAGTCCTGAGGCCAAGGCCAAGGCTCTGGAGATGGTGAACAACCTGCGCGCCGCCTTCCAGGAGCACGTGAAGAACCTTGACTGGATGAGCGAGGCCACCAAGCAGCAGGCCATGGGCAAGCTAAACGCATTTGCCGTCAAGATTGGCTACCCAGACAAGTGGAAAGACTACAAAGGCCTGAAAGTGGACCGTACCTCTTTTGTGCGCAACGTGATGAACGCCGCACAATGGCGCTTCCAGGAGAATACCTCTAAGCTGGGCAAACCTGTAGACCGCATGGAATGGGGCATGACGCCGCCTACCGTGAACGCTTACTACAACCCCAGCATGAACGAAATTGTGTTCCCGGCGGGAATTCTGCAACCTCCCTTCTTTGACCCTAAGGCAGATGATGCCGTGAACTACGGCGGCATGGGCGCCGTGATTGGCCATGAACTTACCCACGGCTTTGACGACCAGGGCAGCCAGTATGACCCGCAAGGCAACCTGCGCGACTGGTGGACCGCCGAGGACAAGGCCAAGTTCAAACAGCGCACCGACATGGTAGACCGCCAGTACAGCGCCATGCAGCCCCTGGATAGCGTCTACGTGAACGGCAAACTCACCATGGGTGAAAACATAGCTGATATTGGTGGCTTGAACATTGCCTTCACGGCCTTGCAGAAAGCCATTGCCAACAAGAACGTGGACAAGATTGACGGCTTCACGCCAGAGCAGCGGTTCTTCCTGGCCTGGGCCCAAATCTGGAGAACCAACGCCACCGAGAACTTCCTGCGTCAACAAGTGCAGACAGATCCGCATTCACCTGCCTCGTTCAGAATCAATGGTCCGTTGTCCAACATGCCTCAGTTCTACAAGGCGTTCAACTGCGGACCGGGTAACAAGATGTACCGCCCAGACGCTGAACGCGTGCACATCTGGTAA
- a CDS encoding DUF4184 family protein — translation MPFTFAHPAILLPWRNWSGRWVSWTGLILGSMSPDFEYFLRMRVESNYSHTLSGLLWFNLPLPFILAVLFHILIRNPTIDHLPHGLGERLNSYKDFQFVHYLKKHWHIFALSVVMGSFSHLAWDAFTHQQGFFVERLPVLQYHFSFRGFHFPVYKVLQHLSTVVGFVCIGYFTWKMPTKPVEPSFRKFRFWVSIAVLMTAILVIRLLTGLALEQTGHWIATGISGGCIALLVTCLFAKDKPSQST, via the coding sequence ATGCCTTTCACATTTGCCCATCCCGCTATACTACTTCCATGGAGAAATTGGTCAGGTAGGTGGGTTTCCTGGACGGGCCTTATCTTGGGGAGCATGTCTCCTGATTTTGAGTATTTCTTGAGAATGCGGGTAGAAAGCAACTACAGTCACACGCTGTCGGGGCTATTGTGGTTTAACCTTCCGCTGCCATTTATCCTGGCCGTGCTGTTCCATATCCTTATTAGAAACCCAACCATAGACCACCTGCCTCACGGGCTTGGTGAAAGGCTAAATAGCTATAAAGACTTCCAGTTTGTACACTACCTAAAAAAGCACTGGCACATTTTTGCTTTGTCAGTAGTGATGGGCAGTTTTTCGCATTTGGCATGGGATGCCTTCACGCACCAACAAGGTTTCTTTGTAGAGCGGTTACCCGTATTGCAATACCATTTCAGTTTCAGGGGTTTCCACTTTCCCGTTTACAAAGTCTTGCAGCACCTGAGCACCGTAGTGGGTTTTGTCTGCATAGGTTATTTTACATGGAAGATGCCTACCAAACCAGTGGAGCCAAGCTTTAGGAAGTTCAGATTCTGGGTTTCTATCGCGGTACTGATGACAGCCATCTTGGTCATCAGGCTCTTAACGGGACTTGCCTTGGAGCAGACGGGGCATTGGATTGCAACCGGCATTTCGGGTGGATGTATTGCTTTGCTAGTCACTTGCTTGTTTGCCAAGGACAAACCTTCACAAAGTACATAA